The genomic window AGAAGAAGAATGAGTGTGGACAGATTGTATTACATCTATTCTGTTTCCTGTGTGTAATAAGTATTTTACTTTAGCATGTCATCCTTTGGATTATTGTCTTATTGTCTTGATCtagaaatcaatcaatcaatattaCATAGAATAGAATTACATAGGCCTATAAGAAAACAATTATGAATGAGTTTAATGTATATACatagtcagacagacagacagatagacacaaactcatacacacacacacacacacacacacacacacacacaccagacctgtCAACCCTCCCGTTTTTTCCAGGGTTCTCACGTATTTGAACTTTTTTAATGCTgtcccgttttaatattttcctgtAAAATATaacatattttattaggcctactctcataacattagccctacCATCGGACCTCCCTGCTGAATAAAAAAGCCTGACCAGCTTTacgtggtttgctggttgaccagcttatTAACCATCTTGTTTGACCActctatgatggttgaccattgcctagaaatctagacaccctagtggcagcaaatgtaatttgcagacAGGgtggtctagcaactctcctttGGCTTttgagctggaaaaatgaaacttagaccaggccaatcacatcgtgtatggCGACGGTTCcgtgtgaattccctgctacttgaaaacaaacgGTCTTTGAACTCGAGTTAAACTTTatttaaattggcaaaagtttgatcaactagccaactagctctgctggtgggaaaatacATGGGACTGATGAGTTGTAgcactatcctattgcgtgcagaggaaatttgaaagataaccgtttatcccgcccctcggattgagtgCTGCCAATGGTGACTTctcagaccctacatcttgatgtggctctggctcgtcaggctaggttaatcagctagaccagcaaaaacataccttcagggggcgctgtggcgcaactgacTACAGTGCTCATGCCACACGGGGTCCCAAGTTCGAGTCCgacccgggtcatttcccgatccgaccacatctctccctcccactcgcctcctgtctgcctcttcactgtcctatcgtaataaaggcaaaaaaggcccaaaaaagaaaagaaataaacaccTTCTACTGGTTTAcccagcttatgatggtaattcagctggctTGTTTGTCGTACCACCATGCTAGCTCATGTTGATCATTATAGCAAACCAgtatgaccatcttacaccagctgTACCCCACATGACAGGCTGGCCACACTAGCATGTCcacctggtggcccaaccagctacaccagcaaagaccagcaagagctggaagaaaaccagcaaataCTAGCTAAAGCCaactaccagcataagctggtaccccccttgcccttccagtgaaacagatgttttcaaagcatTGGAGGTGATAAGATAACGCAGTGGTTGTTGTGAGAGTACAATTTGATGCTAATCTGTAAACAAAGTCATGTTAAACCTAGCTTCACACCTTGTtttagttagtgcagcagttttgtagTCTAAATTCTTGCTGTCAGCAGAGGGataatgttgacagctatgacacacacacttaccttggCACGGATATGGAGCTCATCTGGTTCAACATACATGGGTTCCACAGTAGACTAAGAGTAGAGAGGTAGATATTTAAAGAGCTATaaataacaatttattaaatgaaaaatgttgagcgtacagtaggctaccacacATCATCCAccaaccacacatacatacacacacacacgcactccctACCCACCTGGTATTCATCAATAGTTTTTTGCCTGGTTAAATGCCTGGCTTtggtgggtggagggggaggaggtcGAACAGGGCGCAAACCCTGAACAAAAAATCATCAAAACATATTCATGAACGGAATGGGGCTCGTGACAAGACCTCTGTATGACTGCTGTGGGCTTCAGCGTCCCTTTGAGCCTATCACCAAGACCACACTGCAGCCATGCTTAATACATACCAACATGTGTATCAGCACATGTCTAAGTGACAAATTGGGGAAGTGATCATTACATTGTGATAATATATTTTCTCACAATAGGAAGCATTAACAGAATTTGCTTCATGAAGATAAGTGTATAGAACAGGCTCATGTCACCTGAGAGGTTTTCTGAGGTTGCACATGGTAGTCAGCTTTTCTGTTTTTAGTTGACGAAGCACTCAGGGCTGTTCCTGTGGTGTCCTGCGGGGGGCACTGTGGTGGTGGAAACGTTGGAGGCCGGGGTGGTGGAGGTGAGGTTGGAGGAGTGGGTGGAACCCCACCGCTGAGATGGGCCTTCAGCTCAGGCCTGTAGTGCTGCTGGGGATCGATAGTGTGCAATGGTCAGATGCGATATGCGATGGTCAGAAAACAGTTTCACCGGTCTTGACAGTAGGAGTCATTGAGAGTTATGATTCTCTAAGGTTCTTGTTATTGGGTACATGAGATTAATTGAATGAAACTTGAATATGAATGAATAAAATATGAAATGAAAGTCTGAATATATGGAAGGAACCTGTCTTGTGAATAATGGATTAAATTTGAGAGTATTGAATGAAAATCTGAATATATTAAATTAAACTTCAGAATGCACTGGTGCCATCTTGTGTTTTCGATATGTAGTAGTAGTATGTAGTGGAACCCAGAACAGGCCGTTAAGCAAGTTCAATCAGCATTGAGGCATAGGGATATAATGGGCCATGTGCAGCATGGGTGGGGAGGTCTAGGGTTGGGTGCAAGTAAACCCAAAAGAGGAAAATGgtagtggaggaaatgcatagacaggaggagactgtaagatgtactaaggcagtgtcacaggcaaaacaagggcagtgggtgaactgggaaggggtggaaaaaagacGGATTAGATGGAAAGATCTATGGGGCATGGAAGCTGGTAGGATCAGATTTATGTCAGGTGCTACAGTACGTATGAtgtgctcccatctcccaaGAACTTAAGTCaattggtgaggatgataaatgcacactttgtttgtgtgtgggcagcctccaccatatcctatcagggtgcaaggtcagtctcacccaggggcggTATACATGGCGTCACaaccaggtattgaaatgtTTGGCAGCGGCAATTGAGGATAAATGGAGAGTCAATTCATTAGCAACTAGTAAAGGGGTTAGGCAAAGTAACTTTGTGGAACAAGGTTTATCCCCCTGACGTACAAAGGCCAGGTGTAAAACCGGCCAGTTGGAAAATGGAGCGGCCTggaaatgaaggttgatcttgTCCAGCAGATGCGGTACCTCACACATAATAGTGAGCACTAGATTAAGACCGGATCTACTTCTGTGgtcggattcagagaagatagttTATTTCATTGAACttactgaaatacactgaaatagcagaggCAGCCCAGCGAGGTTGGAATGCGCGACTAAGGACTATTGAAATCGGCGCACTagggtttgtggccagatctgctattggcttgctgtctgaattgaGCGTTTGTGGAcgaagtctaaggcaggtggttagtaacatgtccTTGGCAGCAGAACAAGCAAGtgaatggttgtgggtaaggagaagttacAGTTCttggggcgcaagctaaggtaagctaactgtctcatttgtttgtgtttgtgacggACTGTGCCTGGGTCGATGGTGGTTGGTTAGGGTTTTTagggttatggttcagtccgcatcaacgggacggaccaacctagaccatgcctaagttgtaaacactttgtaaaaaaatatattaaaaactggatataccaaaaaacgttgatgtaattgtttcctgccaggacttttacgggcttttcccaaatcacgaaagtaacgtcgacgcagcggtatagtagcagatagtagcatccattaggcaagtgttatttaaataaactcctggtgtacctacaaactttccaatgcctggttttatgagtaaagaacatactgtagaagtttcgtaccattcagggcattattagtggggtaatttacgagataaaagttggttccattacgcctgcagaaactcattcgtttctgacagcgctactcgaccagggttcgaccaagggaaaacagattctgggagggtgtttggctcggggtcatggtgcaaaggaccctagggtgaaattactccgaaccatcgctttaacagTGAATCCAGGatactggtttcactgttaagccttcatgaggtgtcgtgggcctaacttaacgaaacatcagggaatgagggtgcccacttgataaccccaatgacatgttgcatactgtatactgctgttagatgggccatttgtcttgtgtttgtgaccattggTTGGCAGATTGGTGGTTAgcgtgctttttaaagttaatttgggcaggggcttctgaatgtgtttttaccttggattttggcacaagggattataacacctaatcctgtgtattaatgtaattacTCAGCACAGATGCATCTGATACAGACGAATCagcattaaaggaattatccggagtaaaatgcactttagatcgatttacggatgattgggagtacatacgttgagttgacatccaaatcatgtcattcggatgtgttttgagaacgtttgatgttaccgtttttagtcaaagctcgttagcgtggaagtgagaagggcatattattttgccgctacaaaatgctatttttatacctcttctacagttccaaacaacattgcacttacgtggtagtgagtagagggtccctaaagccaaaccgaagtatcccgaggtctttatgtggtcggatagagagtccagaatgaatttcatcaagccagtacctttccggaaatgttgccatctttgctgccatctttaggggaaagtatgttttttttttttttttaaacggcgacgaaattgtgaatttccagagcacacttggcaatcgactcctacggactttcccctaaagatggcagcaaagatggcaacatttccggactTACGCATCAAGGCATCACAAGTATACTATTTACCACagtgaataatgtatcgtacaATTCTTAGACCAGAATTTGTGAAGTCAAATCACAACATGAGAGGGAAAGGAAATTATCTCTTGTGTTTacgtaaaaaaaatgtttgtctgAAAAAGTTCACCATACATAACCTATTCCATTAAAGCACTAAAATCCTATCCTCAGTGAGCCAGACAAACCTGCAGAACACAATTTAAATTTGTGAACAGGTTTGTCTCGGTTCACCCACACTACGGAAATCCCTTGAGGCAGCCTTTATAGTTTAACTCCTCAAGTCTGAAAGTCCAATCATTCATCTTTGCAGATTTTTTCTGTACGAGTTACCATGTCTGCAGGAAACATGACCAAATTATAAATGCCAATataaagtatagtataagtatactctttttgatcccgtgagggaaatttggtctgcattttTCCCAATCCGTGAAATAGTGAAACAGCTGTCTGCAGCATGATGTAGTATTGGTATGTTGTTGATAGAAAGTATGCCAAAAGAATTGTATGGTTACTACAGGGGGTgaggacaaacacacagtggCCAACATTCATCTGAAGTCACCTCAGTGCTCTAACTATGAGAGAATAAGTTACAACAACTTGTTTTAAATAGGACACTTTTAGTTTAGGGCCTCTTTGTTTTTAAACTTTGTCTACAGTGTCTACACACAACTGTGATCAAAATCCTTCTTACCCACTTGTTTACTCTGTAGTATTCAGATGATCTTGAGTTACACCGTCATCATAAAAGAATACTAAAAAATCATTTCTTATCTCACCTTTGCCATGTGTTCCAATCATCCACCTCCACTCATGAGTGTTGGGTGAAAATACCGAAATCTTCATCTCACTTTCATCTGATGCCACTGATGAAATGCGAAATGCGAAATGGAAGTACTTCTTTGTCCGAGTATAAAAACAAGTGAAACAAGTGACAACCAACCAAACCTGTTTATGAACACACAgtcaggtgaagcacacactaatcccggcacctgcaacaacagtggcgctcggggagcagtgaggggttaggtgccttactcaagggcattTCAGGTCTCTAAAGCAGGAAGCATATATGCCCATGGTTGGCTGAACACAGACTAATGAGTTGCTTACTGATTATATTTAGTTTAGGCTATATAATGGCCTATATGTGATGGCAAGTGACACAACTGGCATTTTCAAGCATTGCTACTTACCCATATCCTCTTCATCACATTTTAAGATCAATGATGGTTGCcagtaaagaaaaaaatgtatcagGATAATTTTATGTCAGGCACGTAGTAGACTCTAGCATGACATACTGGAATGAAGTCATGTTTTTGGCctcatcagtgtaaaaaaacCTACTGTATGATCCCTTATCCCATGTgttttaattcaattcaattcaattcaattcaagaatgctttattggcatgacaaactcacttatattgccaaagcagttatacaataaatcttaacacaaacatgtcagtagattttcataagaataaaagtaaaataaaatgccGTGtataatgcagtgtgtgtgtgtgtgtgtgtgtgtgtctgtgcgtgtgtctgtgtgtgtgtttatttgtcgaTATAGGTCACTCATTGTCCCTCAGATTGTGGCATGTTGATACATACTGGGCAGCAAGATATGCTTTATCTCCTTCTCCTAATAGTATCTTTAATTTTGATATGTCATTAAGTTCATTAAAATTAGGAATTTCTGAGTTAAATTTGTTGAAGAAAAGGTTTCTTGTTTGATCGAAGGATGTACATTGTAGGAGgaagtgcatctctgtctcGACCTCACCTGTCATGCAGTAACCACATATTCTGTGTTCTTTTGGTTGCCATGATTTTCTGAGTCTTCCTTTTTCGATTTCCAATTTGTGGTCACTTAGCCTGTACTTGGTAAGGGTCAGTCTCTGTTTTCTATCTCTGACAGTATTAAGATATTCTGCTAATTTATATTCTCGGTTTAGGGCCAGATAGCATTGTAATCTGCTTTGATTTTTAGTTTCTTCTTTCCAATATTCCAAATAGGATTCtttacattgtttcataattTGGTTTACTCTGATTGGTTTTTGGAAAACAGTGTTGTTGTGAGACTGatcagagtgggtgtgtggCAAGGCAGTTAGTCTCTGCAACAACTGATGTAGGGGACTTTTTTCTGGGTTCAGCTCTTGGGTTTGGAGGGCTTTAGAATGAAGGGTGTCTTGTGGGCTGGATTTAAGGTGATTTAGAAAATTGAGTGCTCTtttgttgatgttaatgattAGTGGGTATCTACCTAATtctgctctacatgcatttgttggtgtttttctcTGTACTTGTAGAATGTATCTGCAGAACTCAGCATGTAGAGattctattgtgtgtttgttccaGTGAGTATAGCTATGAtgactgagtggaccccatactTCACTACCATACAGCGCAATGGGCTGGATGACACTATCAAATATTTTAAGCCAGATTTTAATTGGAATTTGGAGATTATAACATTTTCTTTTAATTGCACTTAGGGCTCTTCGAGCTTTTTCCtttagtgcattcactgccatgTTAAAACTCCCTGATGCTGTCATTGTTATACCTAGGTAGGTATAGCTCATGGTGTGGGGATGATAgaattgtttattttaaattggTGTTTGTTTTCTTGGCATTTGGGGCGTTTTTGGAAAATCattacatttgttttgtctAGGTTTATCTCTAGGGCCCAGGTCTTACAGTACTTTTCTACTATGTCTAACTGTAGTTGTAGACCTTTTTCAGTAGCAGACAGTAGAACCAAGTCATCAGCAAAAAATAGAGACTTCACCTCTCTATCTAGGAGGGAGAGGCCAGGTCCGGGACATTGCTCTAACTGGATAGCAAGttcgtttatatatatattaaataacgTCTGACTTAAATTACAGCCTTGACGGACACCTCTCCCTTGGGTGAAGTATtgggttatttttttttccaattttAACAGCACATCTGTTATTTAAATACAGGGATTTAATTAGGTCATACACTTTACCCCCTATCCCACAATTTAGTAGTCTAAAATAGAGCCCTTTGTGCCAAATAGAATCAAACgctttttttaaatcaatgaAACAAGCAAATATCTTGCCATTTTTTGTTTGGTGAACATGTTTATTAATTAAGGTGTGGAGCGTATAAACATGATCAGTGGTACGGTGTTTTGGAAGGAAGCCAATTTGATTTTTGCTTAGAATGGAATGTGTATCAAGAAAATTTGTTATTCTCTTGTTTAAGATACTGCAGAACAGCTTTCCCAGGCAACTGCTGACACATATGCCACGATAATTAGAGGGGTTTGATTTGTCCCCTTTTTTGTGGATGGGGGAAATCAGCCCTTTACACCACATGTCAGGAAAATGTCCTGACTGTAAGATGATGTTGAACAATTTCAACACGCACCCTGCATCTCTGGGGTGCTGCATTTAAGCATTTCATTTTTAATGCTATCTGGACCACAAGCTTTCCTTGGCCGTAGAGAATTTGCCTGGGTGGTTAATTCTTCCCAGGTAATTGGAAAGTCAAGGGGGTTTTGGTTGTTTTTAATTTTTTCTTCTAATGTTTGGAGTTTTTCTTTTATTAAATGTTGATCTGAATTGAGGTCATTAATTGGTATGTTTTTGTATAGATCTTCAAAGTGTGCTTTCCAGATGTTGCCATTTTGGATGGGTAATGCTTGTCGTTCCTTTGTGTTGAAATTGTTCCACATATCCCAGAATTGATTTTCATTAATGGCCTTCTCAATATCTTCAAGTCTTCAGCTTTTGGCtgtagttttgttttttgttccgaattgtatgtttatatttgtttaGAATTTCATTGTAATGAATACGTAAGGCTGCGTTGTTTGGTTGACGATGTTTTTCATTTGCTACTTTTCTCAGGTCTTTTCTGATGGTCTTGCATTCTTGATCAAACCatttgtcagatttttttctttttaaaggcTTCCGTTTTTGCCTTATGAGGTCAGCTTTGATAGCTGCTTTATGAAATATCATGTTGATATCATTTACGGCCTTGTTTACACCTTCATTTCCAAGgttatatttgttttgatcataTGTTGATATGTCATTTATCAGATCAGGTGAGTTCAAGGCCATGATGAACTTGTCTCTACTGTCTGGGGCCCATCTGTAAGTGGGATGTGAATCACATAGTTTACAAGGTTCACTTTTTGTTTTGCTCTTTTGACCTGAGAGGTTAAAGAACACATTGATCTGACTGTGGTCTGAAAGGGGAGATTGCTCTCTGACAGTGAATGCACTGATAGTGGAGAGGTCCATGTCAGTGATTGCATAGTCTACTACACTGGATCCAAGAGCTGAGGAGTATGTGTATCTCCCTAAAGAGTCCCCTCTGAGCCTACCATTAACTATGTACAGtatggaagaatattagactcaaaagttttgtacgtgtgtatcacgttttgaaactgtagaaattatttgtaactgtaaaaatgatctgtacaagtaattgtcaatatcacaaatatgcgctacacttacaaatctattctaggggtacggatcggttttacagctacaaatcatcctacagttaaaaatattttacaattacaaatatattctacaATTACACATCAATATTCTACGCACAAAAAGCTGctctacagttacaaatcttttctACAGGTGTACAGACTTTTGCACCACCTTTGGGATGAGAAGTGTctcatatgtattgtgtgtgtgtgtaacaggatttgtaactgtaaaaatgatttgtgatttaacaaaaaaataacacgaacaattttaagtattactcatatgtcgttcacttacaaatatattccacaggtatgaaatattccacagttgctgtctttcaattacaaatcctgttacacacacacacacaatacatatgagacacttctcatctcatttttttttttttaaataaaaatcaAATGTATAGGATATGTTACTCTGTtattacaataaataaataaataataataatcagaggtggaaagtaacgaaatacattaactcacgttactgtattgagtagtttttctgtgtattttgtattttttaagtagtttataaaatcggtattttaaattttacttg from Alosa sapidissima isolate fAloSap1 chromosome 9, fAloSap1.pri, whole genome shotgun sequence includes these protein-coding regions:
- the LOC121718196 gene encoding formin-like protein 7 isoform X3, which produces MAKQHYRPELKAHLSGGVPPTPPTSPPPPRPPTFPPPQCPPQDTTGTALSASSTKNRKADYHVQPQKTSQGLRPVRPPPPPPTKARHLTRQKTIDEYQSTVEPMYVEPDELHIRAKTEPAEEPLYITVLPDPPFNTQPQRLHHSVSESPDGPWSNSISPSPPVPAERQKFQHQLSLPARLPQGLETSRHISKEELEILLEWWNTAKG